A stretch of Corynebacterium timonense DNA encodes these proteins:
- the ybeY gene encoding rRNA maturation RNase YbeY codes for MSIEVLNESGEGDVNEQMLVDVCSFALTAMDVHPDTEATITLVDEPTMADLHVRWMDLEGPTDVMSFPMDELTPGSGRPDAAAPGAALLGDIVLCPAFDRKQAEMAGHDLGHELALLTVHGVLHLLGYDHVAPDDEREMFALQNEILADWYDNLAARGVEYQPKPTGAHAFPSAADREELDRKMREQR; via the coding sequence ATGAGCATCGAGGTCTTAAACGAGTCGGGCGAGGGCGACGTCAATGAGCAGATGCTTGTCGACGTCTGCTCTTTCGCCCTCACGGCCATGGACGTCCACCCCGACACCGAGGCCACGATCACGCTCGTCGACGAGCCGACCATGGCCGACCTCCACGTGCGGTGGATGGATCTGGAGGGCCCCACCGACGTCATGAGCTTCCCCATGGACGAGCTCACCCCCGGCAGCGGCCGCCCCGACGCGGCCGCCCCAGGCGCGGCCCTGCTCGGCGACATCGTGCTGTGCCCGGCCTTCGACCGCAAGCAGGCGGAGATGGCGGGCCACGACCTCGGCCACGAGCTTGCCCTGCTGACCGTCCACGGCGTGCTGCACCTTCTGGGCTACGACCACGTCGCACCCGACGACGAGCGCGAGATGTTCGCCCTGCAGAACGAGATCCTCGCCGACTGGTACGACAACCTCGCCGCGCGCGGGGTGGAGTACCAGCCGAAGCCGACGGGTGCCCACGCTTTCCCCTCCGCGGCGGACCGCGAGGAGCTGGACAGGAAGATGAGGGAGCAGCGCTAA
- a CDS encoding ABC transporter substrate-binding protein yields the protein MRKRPVLTTLAALIVGIVAASSLTACGGNAASSEPDKPFVIALGNDPVSLSPGGRGAGNDMWNLTRQMYDSLVYTNPETGEIEPWLAESWSVSDDATAYTFHLRDDVTFSDGTPLNAEVLKANFDDIKEAGPAANAVAEMGNYAGTDVVDEYTAVVRFHNPQVGFLPFVSGVTMGLVSAETLKIPFEQRSTGEGVYGSGAWVLEEHKTDSHVLMRRREDYNWAPEHLKRAEVPEHRAQKLMFAVVPEAGNRVGGIVSGEFNAASVVPHDEVVIEEEGNYLVSRTNPGIAYGVYPNSYSEFLQDPAVRLAVAHTVDRPQILEGALSPRFNAATGPLSATTPSYVNVTDSLPSHDPEKAKQLLDDAGWVPGPDGIREKDGKRLVLRIAYPPIFPPTRAVVTLLQQQLAEVGIGAELTSGGRPSSLPSFLRTALTSRS from the coding sequence ATGCGTAAACGACCAGTCCTGACAACGCTCGCCGCCCTCATCGTCGGCATTGTCGCCGCCTCGAGCCTGACGGCGTGCGGCGGCAACGCGGCGTCAAGTGAACCGGACAAACCATTTGTTATTGCGTTGGGCAATGACCCAGTGAGCTTGAGCCCTGGTGGGCGCGGCGCAGGTAACGACATGTGGAACCTTACCCGCCAGATGTACGACTCGTTGGTGTACACCAACCCAGAGACCGGCGAGATCGAACCGTGGCTCGCGGAATCCTGGAGTGTGAGCGACGACGCCACTGCGTACACCTTCCATCTGCGCGACGACGTCACCTTCTCCGATGGCACGCCTCTCAACGCCGAAGTGCTCAAAGCCAACTTCGATGACATCAAGGAAGCGGGACCCGCTGCGAACGCGGTGGCGGAGATGGGCAACTACGCGGGAACCGATGTGGTTGATGAGTACACCGCCGTCGTGCGCTTCCACAATCCCCAGGTTGGTTTTCTTCCTTTCGTCTCGGGAGTCACGATGGGCTTGGTGTCGGCGGAGACCCTGAAGATCCCCTTCGAGCAGCGCTCCACGGGAGAAGGAGTCTACGGCTCGGGCGCCTGGGTCCTGGAAGAGCACAAGACGGACTCGCACGTGCTTATGCGTCGAAGGGAAGATTACAACTGGGCGCCGGAGCACCTGAAGCGAGCGGAGGTACCTGAACACCGTGCTCAGAAGCTCATGTTTGCGGTCGTGCCCGAGGCGGGAAACCGTGTTGGCGGGATTGTCAGCGGTGAGTTCAACGCGGCGTCGGTCGTGCCTCATGACGAAGTCGTGATCGAGGAAGAAGGCAATTACCTTGTCTCGCGCACGAACCCAGGGATCGCATACGGCGTGTACCCCAACAGCTACAGCGAATTCCTCCAAGACCCCGCGGTGCGCTTGGCGGTGGCGCATACTGTGGACCGCCCGCAAATCCTCGAAGGAGCATTGAGCCCGCGCTTCAATGCCGCCACGGGACCTCTGTCCGCGACGACTCCTAGCTACGTCAACGTCACAGATAGCCTTCCGTCCCACGACCCTGAAAAGGCCAAGCAGCTTCTCGACGATGCCGGATGGGTGCCCGGACCCGACGGCATCCGCGAAAAGGATGGGAAACGTCTTGTCCTCCGCATCGCGTACCCACCGATCTTCCCGCCCACACGAGCGGTGGTGACGCTGCTGCAGCAGCAGCTCGCCGAGGTGGGCATCGGCGCGGAACTCACCTCCGGGGGACGGCCGAGTTCATTGCCATCATTTCTTCGAACAGCTTTGACCTCTCGCTCGTGA
- a CDS encoding PhoH family protein — translation MEELLTRRVDLDSAYAQSVLGVNDDNLRVLNQQLGASLHARGSRVTIRGMASDVAHATRALEELESMARRGVPIGPDTVVHATRIMETEAPESVAEMLGAEIVARRGKVIRPKTAGQRRYVDAIDENTITFGIGPAGSGKTYLAVAKAVQALQAKEIKRIILTRPAVEAGEKLGFLPGTLNDKIDPYLRPLYDALRDMLDPEMIPKLMDAGIIEVAPLAYMRGRTLNDAFVILDEAQNTTGSQMKMFLTRLGFGSKMVVTGDISQVDLPSGTVSGLRVARRILGSIEGIHFEELRAEDVVRHHLISAIVAAYDKHDAQNAARYERKQKQREEGVYE, via the coding sequence ATGGAAGAACTGCTGACGCGCAGGGTCGACCTCGACTCCGCGTACGCTCAATCGGTCCTCGGCGTCAACGATGACAACCTGCGCGTGCTCAACCAGCAGCTCGGGGCGAGCCTGCACGCGCGCGGTTCGCGGGTGACCATCAGGGGCATGGCGTCCGACGTGGCCCACGCCACCCGCGCGCTCGAGGAGCTGGAGTCGATGGCGCGGCGCGGCGTGCCCATCGGCCCGGACACCGTGGTCCACGCCACGCGGATTATGGAGACGGAGGCGCCGGAGTCCGTCGCCGAGATGCTCGGCGCGGAGATCGTCGCCCGCCGCGGCAAGGTCATCCGCCCGAAGACGGCTGGACAGCGCCGCTACGTTGACGCGATCGACGAGAACACGATCACTTTCGGCATCGGCCCGGCCGGCTCCGGCAAGACCTACCTCGCGGTGGCGAAGGCGGTGCAGGCGCTACAGGCGAAGGAGATCAAGCGCATCATCCTCACCCGCCCGGCGGTCGAGGCGGGGGAGAAGCTGGGCTTTTTGCCCGGCACCCTGAACGACAAGATCGACCCCTATCTGCGCCCGCTCTACGACGCGCTGCGGGACATGCTGGACCCCGAGATGATCCCCAAGCTCATGGACGCCGGGATCATCGAGGTCGCCCCGCTCGCCTACATGCGCGGGCGCACGCTCAACGACGCCTTCGTCATCCTCGACGAGGCGCAAAACACCACCGGCAGCCAGATGAAGATGTTCCTCACCCGCCTCGGCTTCGGTTCGAAGATGGTGGTCACGGGCGATATTTCCCAGGTGGACCTGCCCAGCGGGACCGTCTCCGGCCTGCGCGTCGCGCGCCGCATCTTAGGGTCCATCGAGGGCATCCATTTTGAGGAGCTGCGCGCCGAGGACGTCGTGCGCCACCACCTCATCTCGGCGATCGTCGCGGCCTACGACAAGCACGACGCGCAGAACGCGGCCCGCTACGAACGAAAGCAGAAGCAACGCGAGGAAGGCGTGTACGAATGA
- a CDS encoding ABC transporter permease: MTTLELGNDAARQAHTTGARPTAQYSPGRRILSRVLQAIFVVWAAYTAAFFLLNALPGDPVLLILGPDATTLPQEEIDAFAAERGLDRPLIVQYVVALGGLLTGDLGLSYQMGQEVTTIIGEAIVPTLQLAAVAVVFSLVGGVALAFAASYWRVPWIRQPLLALPSLAYSIPSFWLGLVFIQVFAFELQVLPAFSEGDLRSLILPALPLAVSTGAMIAQVFTLSLDEELASPYATTARAKGASRGRILFLHTTRNAAAPVLTMAGLLLGNLVTGAVITETVFSRAGFGRLIVTAVTNQDIPVVLGAVLVVSLAYSVINALVDTAYPLIDPRQRTVRSVRTQQEGN; encoded by the coding sequence ATGACAACGCTGGAGTTAGGAAACGACGCGGCCCGGCAAGCGCACACAACCGGGGCGCGGCCCACCGCACAGTACTCGCCCGGCCGGCGGATCCTCAGCCGGGTCCTGCAGGCGATCTTCGTGGTGTGGGCGGCGTATACCGCGGCGTTCTTTTTGCTCAACGCGCTGCCGGGCGACCCGGTGCTGCTTATCCTGGGCCCCGACGCCACGACGCTGCCGCAGGAGGAGATTGACGCCTTCGCGGCCGAGCGCGGCCTCGACCGGCCCCTGATCGTGCAGTACGTCGTCGCCTTGGGCGGCCTGCTTACGGGGGACCTGGGGCTCTCCTACCAGATGGGCCAGGAGGTCACCACGATCATCGGCGAGGCGATCGTGCCCACCCTGCAGCTGGCCGCGGTCGCCGTCGTGTTCTCCCTCGTCGGTGGCGTCGCCTTGGCCTTTGCCGCGAGCTACTGGCGCGTCCCGTGGATCCGCCAGCCGCTTTTGGCGCTGCCCTCCCTGGCGTATTCCATCCCTTCCTTCTGGCTCGGCCTGGTGTTCATCCAGGTTTTCGCCTTCGAGCTGCAGGTCCTCCCCGCGTTTTCGGAAGGCGACCTGCGGTCCCTCATCTTGCCGGCGCTGCCGCTGGCCGTGTCCACGGGCGCGATGATCGCCCAGGTGTTCACGCTGAGCCTCGACGAGGAGCTGGCCTCCCCGTACGCGACCACCGCCCGGGCGAAGGGGGCGAGCAGGGGGAGGATCCTCTTCCTACACACGACACGCAACGCCGCCGCCCCGGTGCTGACGATGGCGGGCCTGCTTCTGGGCAACCTTGTCACCGGCGCGGTGATCACCGAGACGGTGTTCTCCCGCGCGGGATTCGGCCGCCTCATCGTCACCGCCGTGACCAATCAGGACATCCCCGTCGTGCTCGGCGCGGTGCTCGTGGTCTCCCTCGCGTACTCGGTGATCAACGCCCTCGTGGACACGGCGTACCCGCTCATCGACCCGCGGCAGCGCACTGTGCGCTCCGTCCGAACCCAGCAGGAAGGGAACTAG
- a CDS encoding ABC transporter permease, producing MLAIVWVALMVAWAIAPGLFATADPLEGDVFERLQPPSAEYWFGTDQLGRDVYSRVVHGTQLTLQSVGLALLLALVVGVAIGAVAGYAGGRTDSVFMRVIDAVLSIPSLLLSLTVIVAVGFGTANVALAIGIGCIAPIARVTRAEVKSIRNRAYIEAARAAGNSEFDIVLRHVVPNAVGPVFALAVLECGTAILMISTFSFLGYGTPPPAPEWGALVAEGRDFLAGYPWISTIPGLIIAITVIAVNRISQLLRSR from the coding sequence GTGCTGGCCATAGTCTGGGTGGCCCTCATGGTTGCGTGGGCGATCGCCCCCGGGCTTTTTGCCACCGCCGACCCGCTGGAGGGCGACGTGTTCGAGCGCCTCCAGCCGCCGAGCGCCGAGTACTGGTTCGGCACCGACCAGCTGGGCCGGGACGTGTACTCCCGCGTCGTGCACGGCACGCAGCTCACGCTGCAGTCCGTCGGGCTCGCGCTGCTTCTGGCGCTCGTCGTGGGCGTCGCCATCGGCGCTGTCGCGGGCTACGCCGGGGGAAGGACGGACTCGGTGTTCATGCGCGTCATCGACGCCGTCTTGTCCATCCCCTCGCTGCTGCTGTCGCTCACCGTCATCGTGGCCGTCGGCTTCGGCACGGCGAACGTCGCGCTGGCTATCGGGATCGGGTGCATCGCGCCGATCGCGCGTGTGACGCGAGCGGAGGTGAAAAGCATCCGCAACCGCGCCTACATCGAAGCCGCTCGCGCGGCCGGCAACAGTGAGTTCGACATCGTCCTGCGCCACGTCGTGCCGAACGCCGTGGGGCCCGTGTTCGCGCTGGCCGTCCTCGAGTGCGGCACCGCGATCCTCATGATCAGCACCTTCAGCTTCCTCGGCTACGGCACCCCGCCCCCGGCCCCGGAGTGGGGAGCGCTGGTCGCGGAGGGGCGAGACTTTCTCGCGGGCTACCCGTGGATCTCCACCATCCCCGGCCTGATCATCGCCATCACCGTCATCGCCGTCAACCGCATTTCACAGCTACTGCGCAGCCGATAA
- a CDS encoding dipeptide ABC transporter ATP-binding protein: MSTTPLLQVSGLSIAYLGRKEAVNAVNDVSFEIHAGETVALVGESGSGKSTIARALVGLLEGRGRTRVAASGSITVARDGAPIDIANVSDKKLREVRGRHIGYVPQDPGVSLNPSHRIGAQIAEAITLHEDAPGNDDVHARVLELLAAVGIQDPAGAAEAYPHELSGGQRQRVLVAIGIAAGPRVLVADEPTSALDVTVQKRVLDTMDTLARDNQLGTLMITHDLAVAAERAQRILVMSEGRIVEEGPTSEIIAAPRHPYTQTLLASVVGTSGARRAQVREEHDGGTAALELDGIIKAFGSNSAPVVTGISLRIPRGQTYGLIGESGSGKTTLGRIALRLEEPTEGRVLLGGEDITTLRGKALRTKRRQLQYVQQNPYGSFNPKLTIADAIADPLRAHGIGSTKERREKVRRALEQVRLPQRTATARVTELSGGQLQRAAIARALIVDPTVIVADEPVSALDVSVQATVLDLLMELQAETGVAMLFISHDLAVVRDIAHTVGVIDSGRIVEENETTDLFSRPQHEVTQTLLHATPSLARLDTEVTVNA; the protein is encoded by the coding sequence ATGAGTACTACACCTTTGTTGCAGGTCAGCGGGTTATCCATCGCATACCTCGGCCGCAAGGAAGCGGTCAACGCCGTCAACGACGTCTCCTTCGAAATCCACGCGGGCGAGACCGTCGCGCTGGTCGGGGAGTCCGGCTCGGGAAAGTCCACCATCGCGCGGGCGCTCGTCGGGCTGCTGGAAGGGCGCGGCAGGACGCGCGTGGCAGCGTCCGGCTCCATCACCGTCGCCCGCGACGGCGCGCCGATCGACATCGCGAATGTCAGCGACAAAAAGCTGCGCGAGGTCCGCGGCCGCCACATCGGCTACGTTCCGCAGGACCCCGGCGTCTCGCTCAACCCGTCTCACCGCATTGGTGCCCAGATCGCGGAGGCGATCACCCTGCACGAGGACGCTCCGGGCAACGACGACGTTCACGCCCGCGTTCTCGAGTTGCTCGCGGCCGTCGGAATCCAGGACCCCGCCGGTGCTGCCGAGGCCTACCCGCACGAACTGTCGGGCGGGCAGCGCCAGCGCGTGCTCGTCGCCATCGGCATCGCGGCGGGCCCGCGCGTGCTCGTCGCCGACGAGCCGACCAGCGCGCTCGACGTCACTGTGCAAAAGCGCGTGTTGGACACGATGGACACACTCGCCCGCGACAACCAGCTGGGCACGCTGATGATCACCCACGACCTCGCCGTCGCCGCCGAGCGCGCCCAGCGCATCCTGGTCATGTCGGAAGGGCGCATTGTCGAGGAGGGGCCCACGTCCGAGATCATCGCCGCCCCGCGCCACCCGTACACTCAGACTCTGCTGGCAAGCGTGGTGGGCACGAGCGGCGCCCGCCGGGCGCAGGTGCGCGAGGAGCACGACGGAGGCACCGCCGCGCTGGAGCTCGACGGCATTATCAAGGCCTTCGGCTCGAACTCCGCCCCGGTGGTCACCGGCATTTCCCTGCGCATCCCGCGGGGCCAAACCTACGGCCTGATCGGGGAGTCGGGTTCGGGCAAGACCACCCTCGGCCGTATCGCTTTGCGCCTCGAGGAGCCCACCGAGGGCAGAGTCTTGCTCGGCGGTGAGGATATAACGACCCTGCGCGGTAAGGCGCTGCGGACAAAGCGTCGCCAGCTGCAGTACGTGCAGCAAAACCCCTACGGCAGCTTCAACCCCAAGCTCACCATCGCCGACGCGATCGCAGACCCACTGCGCGCCCACGGCATCGGCAGCACAAAGGAGCGCCGAGAGAAGGTGCGTCGCGCCCTCGAGCAGGTGCGGCTGCCGCAGCGCACCGCCACGGCACGCGTCACCGAGCTCAGCGGCGGCCAGCTGCAGCGCGCGGCCATCGCTCGCGCGCTCATCGTCGACCCGACCGTGATCGTCGCTGACGAGCCGGTGAGCGCCCTCGACGTGTCGGTGCAGGCGACGGTGCTTGACCTGCTGATGGAGCTGCAGGCCGAGACGGGGGTGGCCATGTTGTTCATCTCCCACGATCTGGCCGTGGTGCGCGACATCGCGCACACCGTCGGTGTCATCGACAGCGGCAGGATCGTCGAAGAGAACGAGACGACCGACCTGTTTTCCCGCCCCCAGCACGAGGTGACCCAGACGCTGCTTCACGCCACCCCCTCCCTCGCGCGCCTGGACACGGAGGTGACCGTCAATGCGTAA
- the pdxY gene encoding pyridoxal kinase PdxY — protein sequence MNILSIQSAVAYGHVGNSAAVFPLQRIGHEVWPVYTVNFSNHTGYGRWKGPLIPADQVAAIIDGMDDLGVLGRVDAVLSGYQGGDDIGDVIVETVARVKAANPDAVYACDPVMGNAKSQCYVSDNIPPLLRDKVVPAADIITPNQFELGYLTGVEATDLSSTLKAVDAAKEMGPTTVLVTSVERPEADTEQSIEMIASDEKGSWIVQTPRLPLKCNGSGDVAAALFTGHYVRSGDAKDALERTASSVFGLLDQTFRADSRELLVVEAQEHFAHPALEFTAERL from the coding sequence ATGAACATTCTCTCAATCCAGTCAGCGGTCGCCTACGGTCACGTCGGTAACTCGGCCGCGGTCTTTCCCCTCCAGCGCATCGGCCACGAGGTGTGGCCGGTGTACACCGTGAACTTTTCCAACCACACCGGCTACGGCAGGTGGAAGGGCCCGCTCATCCCGGCGGACCAGGTGGCGGCGATCATCGACGGCATGGATGACCTCGGCGTCCTCGGCCGCGTCGACGCTGTGCTGTCCGGCTACCAGGGCGGCGACGACATCGGCGACGTCATCGTCGAAACGGTGGCGCGCGTCAAAGCTGCGAACCCGGATGCGGTCTACGCCTGCGACCCGGTCATGGGGAACGCGAAGTCGCAGTGCTACGTCTCCGATAACATCCCGCCCCTGCTGCGGGACAAGGTGGTTCCGGCGGCGGACATCATCACCCCCAACCAGTTCGAGCTCGGCTACCTCACAGGGGTGGAGGCGACGGACCTCTCGTCCACGCTGAAGGCGGTGGACGCGGCGAAGGAGATGGGGCCGACGACGGTGTTGGTCACCTCGGTGGAGCGCCCGGAGGCGGATACGGAGCAAAGCATCGAGATGATCGCCTCGGATGAGAAGGGGTCGTGGATTGTGCAGACCCCGCGCCTGCCGTTGAAGTGCAACGGTTCCGGGGACGTGGCGGCCGCGCTGTTCACGGGCCACTACGTGCGCTCGGGCGACGCCAAAGACGCGCTCGAGCGCACCGCGTCGTCGGTGTTCGGCCTGCTGGATCAGACCTTCCGCGCCGATTCGCGCGAGCTGTTGGTGGTGGAAGCGCAGGAGCACTTCGCCCACCCCGCACTCGAGTTCACCGCCGAGCGGCTCTAA
- a CDS encoding LLM class flavin-dependent oxidoreductase, translating into MTEDTTRRVHLAAHFPGVNNTTVWAHPDSGSHIEFDSFRRFAQTAERGLFDFFFLAEGLRLREDKGQVDVLDVAGRPNTLTALAALAAVTRRIGLVGTLSTTFNEPYELARQIASVDVLSGGRAAWNAVTTPDSFTGANFRRGGFLDYADRYHRAVDFIASARELWDAGPHGEVRHSTDFFTFSSPGGIPTPVQGHPVVFQAGNSPAGRDFAAGSADVIFTLNNGLEDGQKFYADVHERLRRFGRSDDSLKIYPGISFFIGDTPEQAQEHRLDIEYQQVSGAGAIAFVERVWNRDLSSYDPDGPLPEVDPVVEDPNKPASQGREVRYNQDAPATVAKWRALAEAENLSIRDLVVRVSRRAALVGTPAQIAEDLIHRVQNFAADGYILVPPITPGGLDEFVDRVVPELQERGAYPERYEGTTLRDHLGLPAARPAADWAAARANA; encoded by the coding sequence ATGACCGAAGACACCACCCGCAGGGTTCACCTGGCGGCGCACTTCCCGGGCGTGAACAACACGACGGTGTGGGCGCACCCGGATTCGGGCAGCCACATCGAGTTCGATTCCTTCCGCCGGTTCGCCCAGACCGCGGAGCGCGGCCTGTTCGACTTCTTCTTCCTAGCCGAGGGCCTGCGCCTGCGCGAGGACAAGGGCCAGGTCGATGTTCTCGACGTCGCCGGGCGCCCCAACACGCTGACCGCGCTCGCCGCACTCGCGGCGGTGACCCGGCGCATCGGCCTCGTGGGCACGCTGAGCACCACGTTCAACGAGCCCTACGAGCTGGCGCGACAGATCGCGAGCGTGGACGTGCTCTCCGGTGGGCGCGCCGCGTGGAACGCGGTGACCACGCCCGACTCGTTCACCGGGGCGAACTTCCGCCGCGGGGGCTTCCTCGATTACGCGGACCGCTACCACCGCGCGGTCGACTTCATCGCCTCGGCGCGCGAGCTCTGGGACGCCGGCCCTCACGGCGAGGTGCGGCACAGCACGGACTTCTTCACGTTTTCCTCTCCCGGCGGGATCCCCACGCCCGTCCAGGGGCACCCGGTGGTGTTCCAGGCGGGCAACTCGCCCGCGGGGCGCGACTTCGCGGCAGGTTCCGCCGACGTCATCTTCACCCTGAACAACGGCCTGGAGGACGGGCAGAAGTTCTACGCGGACGTCCACGAGCGGCTGCGCCGCTTCGGCCGCAGCGACGATTCGCTGAAGATCTATCCGGGTATTTCTTTCTTCATCGGCGACACCCCCGAGCAGGCGCAGGAGCACCGCCTCGACATCGAGTACCAGCAGGTCAGCGGGGCCGGCGCCATCGCCTTTGTGGAAAGGGTGTGGAACCGCGACCTGAGCAGCTACGACCCGGACGGCCCGCTGCCGGAGGTCGACCCGGTGGTGGAGGACCCGAACAAGCCGGCCTCCCAGGGCCGTGAGGTGCGCTACAACCAGGACGCCCCTGCGACCGTCGCGAAGTGGCGCGCGCTCGCTGAGGCGGAGAACCTGAGTATCCGCGACCTCGTGGTGCGCGTGAGCCGACGTGCCGCGCTCGTGGGCACGCCGGCGCAGATCGCTGAGGACCTCATCCACCGCGTGCAGAACTTCGCTGCTGACGGCTACATCCTCGTTCCGCCGATCACGCCGGGCGGCCTCGACGAGTTCGTCGACCGCGTCGTGCCCGAGCTGCAGGAGCGCGGCGCCTACCCGGAGCGCTACGAGGGCACCACCCTGCGCGACCACCTTGGCCTGCCCGCCGCCCGACCCGCGGCCGACTGGGCCGCCGCACGCGCGAACGCCTAA
- a CDS encoding 16S rRNA (uracil(1498)-N(3))-methyltransferase, translating into MSLPYFLAPDPTAGRLDGPEGRHAVTVTRIQPGERIVLIDGHGTAATVEVTSVSGKDTLVGDVLSVDRAEPPTPRVTVIQAIPKGERAEMAVDLAVQGGADAIVPWISHRTVSRWPAAKQAKQVEKWRSAALAAAKQSRRAWVPEVAEPVTTNQLAGVCEGKQVLVLHESATTSLRDISFESEVALVVGPEGGIGEDELALIGGTAVTLGPEVLRTATAALSALSAIGVLTARW; encoded by the coding sequence ATGAGCCTGCCGTATTTTCTCGCGCCCGACCCCACCGCTGGCCGCCTCGACGGGCCGGAGGGGCGCCACGCGGTGACCGTCACGCGCATCCAGCCGGGCGAGCGCATCGTGCTTATCGACGGCCACGGTACCGCCGCCACCGTCGAGGTCACCTCGGTCAGCGGCAAGGACACGCTCGTCGGCGACGTCCTCTCGGTCGACCGGGCGGAGCCGCCCACCCCGCGCGTGACCGTCATCCAGGCCATCCCCAAGGGGGAGCGCGCCGAGATGGCCGTCGACCTCGCCGTGCAGGGCGGCGCAGACGCGATCGTGCCGTGGATCTCGCACCGCACCGTTTCGCGCTGGCCGGCCGCCAAGCAGGCGAAGCAGGTGGAGAAGTGGCGCTCGGCGGCGCTGGCGGCGGCGAAGCAGTCGCGCCGGGCGTGGGTGCCCGAGGTTGCGGAGCCCGTCACCACGAACCAGCTCGCCGGGGTGTGCGAGGGCAAGCAGGTGCTGGTGCTGCACGAATCCGCCACGACGTCGCTGCGCGACATCAGCTTTGAATCCGAGGTCGCGCTCGTGGTCGGCCCCGAGGGCGGTATCGGCGAGGACGAGCTCGCGCTCATCGGCGGCACCGCGGTCACGCTCGGCCCGGAGGTGCTGCGCACGGCGACGGCGGCGCTGTCGGCGCTGAGCGCCATCGGCGTGCTCACAGCTCGCTGGTAG
- a CDS encoding hemolysin family protein, whose protein sequence is MEGTIAYGVVTVVALLLSGLLGSIEAALTPISRARVETMDKEDVSGAKALLRVLEHRASHINMLVMLATILDVTAAVFAAMLAMDVISSDAWAITAAVLAVTLLQFSIIGVFARTAGRRNPYQISLRSAQWLVVFNRVFGPVARLLIWVGNIFHPGRDFRDGPYSADVELREMVDIAQEQGVVETTEHRMIQNIFDLAETYARQVMVPRPEMIWIEGEKTVRQTVRLMVRSGHSRVPVIGENVDEIIGVAYLKDMFAESGDPIDPTARASTVMREPLFIPDSKPLDVLLQEMQRINTHIAVLIDEYGAVAGLLTMEDLLEEIVGEITDEYDEDEEAPIEAVGPRLYRAQARLPLDDLVDHLADDVGYDLEFDEEVTDSVDTVAGLLSYELGRVPLPGSTVWLSDLRFTAEGGRDRRGRVKVRTVLVELPDVIDEYQAED, encoded by the coding sequence GTGGAAGGCACTATTGCCTATGGCGTCGTGACGGTCGTCGCGCTGCTGCTGTCCGGCCTGCTGGGTTCGATTGAGGCGGCGCTGACACCGATCTCGCGCGCTCGCGTGGAGACGATGGACAAGGAGGACGTCTCGGGCGCGAAGGCGCTGCTGCGCGTGCTCGAGCACCGCGCGAGCCACATCAACATGCTGGTGATGCTCGCGACCATCCTCGACGTCACCGCCGCGGTCTTCGCCGCGATGCTGGCGATGGACGTGATCTCCTCCGACGCGTGGGCGATCACGGCGGCCGTGCTCGCGGTGACCCTGCTGCAGTTCAGCATCATCGGCGTGTTCGCGCGCACGGCGGGCCGGCGCAACCCCTACCAGATCTCCCTGCGCTCGGCCCAGTGGCTCGTGGTGTTCAATCGGGTCTTCGGGCCGGTGGCGCGCCTGTTGATCTGGGTGGGCAACATCTTCCACCCGGGCCGGGACTTCCGCGACGGACCGTACAGCGCCGACGTGGAGCTGCGCGAAATGGTCGACATCGCCCAGGAGCAGGGCGTGGTGGAAACCACCGAGCACCGCATGATCCAGAACATCTTTGACCTCGCGGAGACCTACGCCCGCCAAGTCATGGTCCCGCGCCCCGAGATGATCTGGATCGAGGGCGAGAAGACCGTGCGCCAGACCGTGCGCCTCATGGTGCGCTCCGGCCACTCCCGCGTGCCCGTCATCGGCGAAAACGTCGACGAAATCATCGGCGTGGCCTACCTGAAGGACATGTTCGCCGAAAGCGGCGACCCCATCGACCCCACCGCCCGAGCCTCCACGGTCATGCGCGAGCCGCTGTTCATCCCCGACTCCAAGCCGCTCGACGTGTTGCTGCAGGAAATGCAGCGCATCAACACGCACATTGCGGTGCTTATCGACGAATACGGTGCCGTCGCAGGTTTGCTCACCATGGAGGACTTGCTCGAAGAGATCGTCGGAGAAATCACCGACGAGTACGACGAGGACGAGGAAGCCCCCATCGAGGCCGTGGGGCCGCGCCTCTACCGCGCCCAGGCGCGCCTGCCGCTCGACGACCTCGTCGACCACCTCGCCGACGACGTGGGCTACGACCTGGAGTTCGACGAGGAGGTCACCGACTCCGTCGACACCGTCGCCGGCCTGCTGTCCTACGAGCTCGGCCGCGTGCCGCTGCCCGGGTCCACGGTGTGGCTGTCCGACCTGCGCTTTACCGCCGAGGGCGGGAGGGACCGCCGCGGCCGCGTCAAGGTACGCACCGTGCTCGTCGAGCTGCCCGACGTCATCGATGAGTACCAGGCGGAGGACTAG